The Aythya fuligula isolate bAytFul2 chromosome 2, bAytFul2.pri, whole genome shotgun sequence genome contains a region encoding:
- the HSF1 gene encoding heat shock factor protein 1 — protein sequence MEGPGGAAAVGAGPGGGGGGGGGSNVPAFLTKLWTLVEDPDTDPLICWSPSGNSFHVFDQGQFAKEVLPKYFKHNNMASFVRQLNMYGFRKVVHIEQGGLVKPEKDDTEFQHPYFIRGQEHLLENIKRKVTSVSSIKNEDIKVRQDNVTKLLTDIQVMKGKQESMDSKLIAMKHENEALWREVASLRQKHAQQQKVVNKLIQFLISLVQSNRILGVKRKIPLMLNDSSSAHSMPKYSRQYSLEHVHGSSPYAASSPAYSGSNLYSPDSSANSGPIISDVTELAQSSPSASPSGSLDERSSPVVRIKEEPPSPSRSPKIEEASPGNPPAVETPLSPSTFIDSILQENEPSTTTAAAGNSTTQPQPQEKCLSVACLDKNELNDHLDTIDSNLDNLQTMLTTHGFSVDTSALLDLFSPSMTVTDMNLPDLDSSLASIQDLLSSQEQQKPTETEVSTADTGKQLVHYTAQPLFLVDSSAVDMGSGDLPIFFELGEGPYFTDGDEYAEDPTISLLSGTEQAKPKDPAVS from the exons ATGGAGGGCCCCGGCGGTGCGGCGGCGGTGGGCGCCGGGCCcggtggtggcggtggcggcggcggcggtaGCAACGTGCCGGCCTTCCTCACCAAGCTGTGGACGCTGGTGGAGGACCCCGACACCGACCCCCTCATCTGCTGGAGCCCG agtGGAAACAGCTTCCATGTGTTTGACCAAGGACAGTTTGCCAAGGAGGTACTCCCGAAGTACTTCAAGCACAACAACATGGCCAGCTTCGTGCGGCAGCTCAATATGT ATGGCTTTCGAAAGGTGGTGCACATTGAGCAGGGAGGATTGGTGAAGCCGGAGAAAGACGACACCGAGTTCCAGCACCCGTACTTCATCCGAGGCCAGGAGCATCTCCTGGAGAACATCAAGAGGAAAGTAACCAGC GTATCCAGCATAAAGAACGAGGACATAAAGGTTCGGCAGGACAATGTAACCAAGCTGCTGACCGACATCCAGGTGAtgaaggggaagcaggagaGCATGGACTCCAAGCTGATAGCCATGAAGCA cGAGAACGAGGCGCTGTGGAGGGAGGTAGCCAGCTTGAGGCAGAAGCACGCGCAGCAGCAGAAAGTTGTCAATAAG ctTATCCAGTTTTTGATTTCATTGGTGCAATCCAACCGTATTCTTGGGGTGAAGAGGAAGAT CCCCCTGATGTTGAACGACAGCAGTTCAGCACATTCCATGCCGAAATACAGTCGCCAGTACTCCCTGGAGCACGTCCACGGCTCGTCCCCGTACGCA GCTTCTTCCCCAGCCTATAGCGGCTCCAACCTCTATTCCCCGGATTCTTCAGCCAACTCTGGCCCCATCATCTCCGACGTGACGGAGCTCGCCCAGTCCAGCCCTTCAGCATCTCCCAGCGGCAGCCTTGACGAAAG GAGTAGTCCCGTGGTCCGGATCAAAGAAGAGCCCCCCAGTCCCTCCCGCAGCCCCAAGATAGAGGAGGCCAGCCCAGGGAACCCTCCTGCTGTCGAAACTCCTCTGTCTCCCTCCACGTTCATCGACTCCATCCTGCAGGAGAACGAACCCAGCACCACGACCGCTGCCGCTGGcaacagcaccacacagcctcAGCCCCAGGAAAAGTGCCTCAGCGTTGCCTGCCTCGACAA GAATGAGCTCAACGACCACCTGGACACCATCGACTCCAACCTGGACAACCTTCAGACGATGCTGACCACGCACGGCTTCAGCGTCGACACGAGCGCGCTGCTGGAC CTCTTCAGCCCCTCCATGACGGTTACAGACATGAACCTCCCCGACCTGGACAGCAGCCTTGCCAGT ATTCAGGATCTCCTTTCTTCCCAGGAACAGCAGAAACCCACTGAGACAGAGGTCAGCACAGCAGACACAG gaaagcagctggTGCACTACACGGCCCAGCCCCTCTTCCTGGTGGACTCGAGCGCCGTGGACATG